A genomic region of Fundulus heteroclitus isolate FHET01 chromosome 24, MU-UCD_Fhet_4.1, whole genome shotgun sequence contains the following coding sequences:
- the sh3yl1 gene encoding SH3 domain-containing YSC84-like protein 1 isoform X1: MNPIPTNLTSEAKKAAKILREFTQISNRAGPDKLIPAHIIAKAEGLAILSVIKGGFMITARGGSGVVIARLADRRWSAPSAIGIAGLGGGFEIGVEVSDLVIILNQRRAIEAFTKGGNLTLGGNCTVAVGPMGRNLEADVALRSTAAVFTYCRSRGLFAGISLEGSYLIERKDTNRKFYGQEIRASCILNGDVEPPGEFHNLYSILDVYTEAYTTDWTNKNMRARSGPPSRPPAPSQKNSQSSYRQPEADSAGKKNRLYPSVSVYRSDTSAQFASSDPPGYGQLESIDPPSYDAGASSAPLRGATGSLVVTATHPFTGQQPGDLSFVPGDRITVITKTDSQYDWWEGKLDDGRVGIFPANFVTY, encoded by the exons a TGAATCCCATCCCCACCAACCTGACGTCCGAGGCCAAGAAAGCTGCCAAGATCCTGAGGGAGTTTACTCAGATCTCCAACAGGGCTGGACCGGACAAGCTCATCCCTG CTCATATTATAGCCAAGGCCGAAGGTCTGGCCATCCTCTCCGTCATCAAGGGAGGCTTCATGATCACCGCCAGGGGAGGCAGCGGCGTCGTCATCGCCAGGCTCGCCGACAGAC GTTGGTCGGCGCCTTCGGCCATCGGCATCGCCGGCCTCGGCGGAGGCTTTGAGATCGGCGTGGAG GTGTCGGACCTGGTGATCATCCTGAACCAGCGGAGAGCCATCGAGGCGTTCACCAAAGGCGGCAACCTGACGCTGGGCGGGAACTGCACCGTCGCCGTGGGACCTATGGGCAG GAACCTGGAGGCGGACGTTGCCCTGCGCAGCACTGCAGCCGTCTTCACCTACTGCAGGTCCAGGGGTCTGTTTGCAGGGATTTCTCTGGAGGGGTCCTACCTGATCGAGCGCAAGGACACCAACCGCAA GTTCTACGGCCAAGAGATTCGGGCTTCGTGCATTTTGAACGGTGATGTTGAGCCTCCGGGAGAGTTCCACAACCTCTACAGCATCCTGGACGTGTACACTGAGGCCTACACCACCGACTGGACCAACAAGAACATGCGAGCTAGG TCCGGTCCTCCGTCCAGGCCTCCGGCTCCATCCCAGAAGAACAGCCAAAGCAGCTACCGGCAGCCAGAGGCCGACAGCG CAGGGAAGAAAAACCGGCTCTACCCAAGCGTCTCCGTCTACAGGTCCGACACATCAG CTCAGTTTGCCTCCTCTGACCCTCCCGGCTATG GTCAGCTGGAATCCATTGACCCTCCGAGTTACG atgCAGGGGCGTCCTCAGCTCCACTGCGAGGGGCCACTGGCTCTCTGGTCGTCACGGCGACCCACCCGTTCACCGGGCAGCAGCCCGGCGACCTGAGCTTCGTCCCCGGCGACCGCATCACAGTCATCACCAAGACTGATTCCCAGTACGACTGGTGGGAAGGAAAACTAGACGACGGGCGCGTCGGGATATTTCCTGCTAACTTCGTGACGTACTGA
- the sh3yl1 gene encoding SH3 domain-containing YSC84-like protein 1 isoform X2, which yields MNPIPTNLTSEAKKAAKILREFTQISNRAGPDKLIPAHIIAKAEGLAILSVIKGGFMITARGGSGVVIARLADRRWSAPSAIGIAGLGGGFEIGVEVSDLVIILNQRRAIEAFTKGGNLTLGGNCTVAVGPMGRNLEADVALRSTAAVFTYCRSRGLFAGISLEGSYLIERKDTNRKFYGQEIRASCILNGDVEPPGEFHNLYSILDVYTEAYTTDWTNKNMRARSGPPSRPPAPSQKNSQSSYRQPEADSGKKNRLYPSVSVYRSDTSAQFASSDPPGYGQLESIDPPSYDAGASSAPLRGATGSLVVTATHPFTGQQPGDLSFVPGDRITVITKTDSQYDWWEGKLDDGRVGIFPANFVTY from the exons a TGAATCCCATCCCCACCAACCTGACGTCCGAGGCCAAGAAAGCTGCCAAGATCCTGAGGGAGTTTACTCAGATCTCCAACAGGGCTGGACCGGACAAGCTCATCCCTG CTCATATTATAGCCAAGGCCGAAGGTCTGGCCATCCTCTCCGTCATCAAGGGAGGCTTCATGATCACCGCCAGGGGAGGCAGCGGCGTCGTCATCGCCAGGCTCGCCGACAGAC GTTGGTCGGCGCCTTCGGCCATCGGCATCGCCGGCCTCGGCGGAGGCTTTGAGATCGGCGTGGAG GTGTCGGACCTGGTGATCATCCTGAACCAGCGGAGAGCCATCGAGGCGTTCACCAAAGGCGGCAACCTGACGCTGGGCGGGAACTGCACCGTCGCCGTGGGACCTATGGGCAG GAACCTGGAGGCGGACGTTGCCCTGCGCAGCACTGCAGCCGTCTTCACCTACTGCAGGTCCAGGGGTCTGTTTGCAGGGATTTCTCTGGAGGGGTCCTACCTGATCGAGCGCAAGGACACCAACCGCAA GTTCTACGGCCAAGAGATTCGGGCTTCGTGCATTTTGAACGGTGATGTTGAGCCTCCGGGAGAGTTCCACAACCTCTACAGCATCCTGGACGTGTACACTGAGGCCTACACCACCGACTGGACCAACAAGAACATGCGAGCTAGG TCCGGTCCTCCGTCCAGGCCTCCGGCTCCATCCCAGAAGAACAGCCAAAGCAGCTACCGGCAGCCAGAGGCCGACAGCG GGAAGAAAAACCGGCTCTACCCAAGCGTCTCCGTCTACAGGTCCGACACATCAG CTCAGTTTGCCTCCTCTGACCCTCCCGGCTATG GTCAGCTGGAATCCATTGACCCTCCGAGTTACG atgCAGGGGCGTCCTCAGCTCCACTGCGAGGGGCCACTGGCTCTCTGGTCGTCACGGCGACCCACCCGTTCACCGGGCAGCAGCCCGGCGACCTGAGCTTCGTCCCCGGCGACCGCATCACAGTCATCACCAAGACTGATTCCCAGTACGACTGGTGGGAAGGAAAACTAGACGACGGGCGCGTCGGGATATTTCCTGCTAACTTCGTGACGTACTGA